A stretch of the Polyangiaceae bacterium genome encodes the following:
- a CDS encoding cupin domain-containing protein gives MEIKRSGSQPSEKGPAEHFTGTVRIDPLFQSSPPARAAGACVTFEPCARSDWHTHPLGQTLIVTAGCGLHQRWGGPVEEIRPGDVVTVGPDEKHWHGAAPTTAMTHIAIQEALDGKVVEWLEKVTDEQYQGKV, from the coding sequence ATGGAGATCAAACGGAGCGGCTCACAGCCGTCGGAGAAGGGGCCGGCCGAGCATTTCACGGGAACCGTGCGGATCGACCCACTTTTCCAGTCGAGCCCGCCCGCGCGCGCCGCCGGCGCCTGCGTGACGTTCGAGCCTTGCGCCCGAAGCGACTGGCATACGCACCCCCTCGGTCAGACGCTCATCGTCACGGCCGGATGCGGTCTGCACCAGCGGTGGGGCGGTCCTGTCGAGGAGATCCGCCCCGGCGATGTCGTCACCGTCGGGCCCGACGAGAAGCACTGGCACGGCGCCGCGCCGACGACGGCGATGACGCACATCGCGATTCAGGAGGCGCTCGACGGAAAGGTCGTCGAGTGGCTCGAGAAGGTCACTGACGAGCAATACCAAGGGAAGGTGTGA
- a CDS encoding zinc-dependent alcohol dehydrogenase family protein, translated as MRAAIMYGAGDVRVENVPDPSIVEPTDAILRVVRACVCGSDLWPYNDMPKTEKGQSMGHEAIGVVEAVGSGVRNVKQGQVVVMPFAISDGTCDFCKEGLPTACVHVGFVGNGGMNGAQAEALRIPFADGTLYPIDVTESDARMPSLLTLSDVMGTGHHAAVVARVAPGKSAAVVGDGAVGLCGVIAAKRLGAERIIIMGRHPDRIALARAFGATDVVGERGADAIEHVRQLTKGQGAHAVLECVGTRDAAQTAVQLARAGGAVGRVGVPHYDAIPGADVTFYKNVIVGGGPAPVRTYIKELLPDVLAGRIEPGRVFDRTVGLDGVPDGYRAMQNRESIKVLVTP; from the coding sequence ATGCGCGCAGCCATCATGTACGGCGCCGGCGACGTCCGCGTCGAGAACGTCCCCGATCCGTCGATCGTCGAGCCCACCGATGCGATCCTGCGTGTCGTCCGGGCGTGCGTCTGCGGCAGCGACCTCTGGCCGTACAACGACATGCCGAAGACCGAGAAGGGCCAGAGCATGGGCCACGAGGCGATCGGCGTCGTCGAAGCCGTGGGCAGCGGCGTTCGCAACGTGAAGCAGGGGCAGGTCGTCGTGATGCCGTTCGCGATCTCCGACGGCACCTGCGACTTCTGCAAGGAGGGGCTCCCGACCGCGTGCGTGCACGTCGGCTTCGTCGGCAACGGCGGCATGAACGGGGCGCAGGCCGAGGCGCTTCGCATCCCGTTCGCCGATGGAACTCTCTACCCGATCGACGTCACGGAGAGCGATGCGCGCATGCCGTCGCTGCTCACGCTCTCGGACGTCATGGGCACTGGCCACCACGCCGCGGTGGTCGCGCGCGTGGCGCCCGGAAAGAGCGCGGCCGTAGTCGGCGACGGCGCCGTCGGTCTCTGCGGCGTGATCGCGGCGAAGCGACTCGGCGCCGAACGGATCATCATCATGGGCCGACATCCGGACCGCATTGCGCTCGCGCGCGCGTTCGGCGCGACCGACGTCGTCGGCGAGCGCGGAGCGGATGCCATCGAGCACGTGAGGCAGCTCACGAAGGGCCAAGGCGCGCACGCTGTGCTCGAATGCGTCGGCACGCGCGACGCGGCGCAGACCGCGGTCCAGCTCGCGCGCGCGGGTGGCGCGGTTGGCCGCGTCGGCGTCCCGCATTACGACGCGATCCCGGGCGCAGACGTGACGTTCTACAAGAACGTGATCGTCGGCGGCGGACCTGCGCCCGTTCGCACGTACATCAAGGAGCTCCTTCCCGACGTCCTCGCGGGTCGCATCGAGCCCGGTCGTGTCTTCGATCGCACCGTAGGCCTCGACGGCGTGCCCGATGGGTACCGCGCGATGCAGAACCGCGAGTCCATCAAGGTGCTCGTCACTCCCTGA
- a CDS encoding LysR family transcriptional regulator, whose protein sequence is MNAAPFSQLQAFLSVARLRSFSGAARDLGVSRSAVSQAVSQLEEQLRVVLLTRTTRSVALTDAGRRLVESAGPAIGQVVSALREVGAAPGETVGRLRLSVPRAAYPFVIAPALPKFRERHPRIEVELVFDDRMVDIVGGGFDAGVRLEEYVQRDMIGVRLTDAFRFVVVGAPSYLDARGVPERPEDLLQHECLTFRSETTGSLYAWELERGRRSWRVPVRGGVVVNDGLFCMALAELGLGLAYVFEPLVSDALRAGRLRRVLEPYAPTVPGLFLYYPSRAQSSAPLRSFIETLREPSALSTTKSKARPR, encoded by the coding sequence ATGAACGCCGCTCCCTTCTCGCAGCTCCAGGCATTCCTCTCCGTCGCGCGTCTTCGCAGTTTCAGCGGCGCCGCGCGCGACCTCGGCGTCTCGCGCTCCGCGGTGAGTCAGGCGGTGAGCCAACTCGAGGAGCAGCTTCGCGTCGTGCTCCTCACGCGAACGACGCGGAGCGTGGCGCTCACCGACGCGGGCCGGCGGCTCGTCGAGAGCGCGGGACCGGCGATCGGGCAAGTGGTCTCCGCGCTGCGCGAGGTCGGCGCAGCGCCGGGCGAGACCGTCGGCCGCCTGCGCCTCTCGGTGCCTCGTGCGGCGTATCCCTTCGTCATCGCGCCCGCGTTGCCGAAGTTTCGAGAGCGGCACCCGCGCATCGAGGTCGAGCTCGTGTTCGACGATCGCATGGTGGATATCGTCGGCGGAGGTTTCGACGCGGGGGTTCGGCTCGAGGAGTACGTGCAACGCGACATGATCGGCGTTCGACTGACCGACGCCTTTCGCTTCGTCGTCGTCGGCGCGCCGAGCTATCTCGACGCCCGCGGAGTTCCGGAGCGCCCGGAGGATCTACTCCAGCACGAATGCCTGACGTTTCGCTCGGAGACCACGGGCTCGCTGTACGCGTGGGAGCTCGAGCGCGGACGGCGGAGCTGGCGCGTGCCGGTGCGCGGAGGCGTCGTCGTAAACGATGGCCTGTTCTGCATGGCGCTCGCCGAGTTGGGCCTCGGCCTCGCGTACGTGTTCGAGCCGCTCGTGAGCGACGCGCTTCGCGCCGGCCGCCTCCGCCGTGTGCTCGAGCCGTATGCGCCGACGGTGCCCGGGCTCTTCCTCTACTACCCGAGTCGCGCGCAGAGCTCTGCGCCGCTGCGGTCGTTCATCGAGACGCTTCGAGAACCATCCGCGCTCTCGACCACCAAGAGCAAGGCGCGCCCACGTTGA
- a CDS encoding DUF2255 family protein, which translates to MRWKDTELTKIAATDDLHIAPLRDDGVTYGTPTWIWSVVVDGELYVRAYNGTSSRWYRAALRQKSGRITAAGMTREVAFDPVHGASNDRIDHAYRAKYGASPYLASMISTGARAATVKILPREAGATR; encoded by the coding sequence ATGCGCTGGAAAGACACCGAGCTCACGAAGATCGCCGCGACCGATGATCTGCACATCGCGCCGCTCCGAGACGACGGCGTGACGTACGGCACGCCGACGTGGATCTGGTCGGTCGTCGTCGACGGGGAGCTCTACGTGCGCGCCTACAACGGCACGAGCTCGCGCTGGTACCGGGCCGCGCTTCGACAGAAGTCTGGCCGCATCACCGCCGCAGGGATGACGAGAGAGGTCGCGTTCGATCCGGTTCACGGAGCGAGCAACGACCGGATCGATCACGCCTATCGCGCCAAGTACGGCGCGAGCCCCTACCTCGCGTCGATGATTTCGACGGGCGCGCGTGCCGCGACGGTGAAGATCCTGCCGCGGGAAGCCGGGGCGACGCGATGA